From a region of the Coffea arabica cultivar ET-39 chromosome 3e, Coffea Arabica ET-39 HiFi, whole genome shotgun sequence genome:
- the LOC113737008 gene encoding 2-alkenal reductase (NADP(+)-dependent)-like — protein MHISVSISKGIRNPPIFISEKKRVVFFLGRGFQKMAEEEVSNKQVILKNYVSGFPKESDMEVKTTALKLKLPDGGDYSAAILVKNLYLSCDPYMRSRMRKLEGHYAEAYTPGSPIVGLGVARVLESNNPKFSKGDLLWGLTRWEEYSVIADPETRFKIHNTDVPLSYYTGILGMPGMTAYAGFFEICSPKKGERVFISAASGAVGQLVGQFAKAFGCYVIGSAGTKEKVDLLKNKFGFDEAFNYKEEQDLNAALKRYFPDGIDIYFENVGGKMLDAVLLNMRVHGRIAVCGLISQYNLEQHEGIHNLFCLITKRIKMEGFLVFDYYHLYPKFLDMVLPQIKEGKIAYVEDIAEGLENAPSALIGLFSGRNVGKQVVVVARE, from the exons ATGCAC ATTTCAGTCTCCATTTCCAAAGGGATAAGAAACCCACCAATATTTATTTCAGAGAAGAAAAGGGTTGTTTTCTTTCTGGGGAGAGGATTTCAGAAAATGGCAGAGGAAGAAGTGAGCAATAAGCAAGTTATACTGAAGAATTATGTCAGTGGTTTCCCAAAAGAGAGTGATATGGAGGTGAAAACGACTGCTTTGAAGTTGAAGCTTCCGGATGGCGGCGATTATTCAGCGGCAATCTTGGTGAAGAATCTGTATTTGTCTTGTGATCCTTATATGAGATCCCGCATGCGCAAGCTTGAAGGTCATTATGCTGAGGCCTACACTCCTGGCTCT CCTATAGTGGGTCTTGGAGTGGCTAGAGttttggagtcaaacaatccaAAATTCAGCAAGGGTGATCTGCTGTGGGGATTGACTCGCTGGGAAGAATACAGTGTAATTGCTGATCCTGAGACTCGCTTTAAAATTCACAACACTGATGTGCCTCTGTCCTACTATACAGGAATCCTCG GTATGCCTGGCATGACTGCTTATGCTGGTTTTTTTGAGATTTGTTCTCCGAAGAAGGGAGAGCGTGTATTCATTTCAGCAGCTTCTGGAGCTGTTGGTCAGCTTGTTGGACAGTTTGCAAAGGCTTTTGGTTGTTATGTCATTGGAAGTGCTGGAACCAAAGAAAAG GTTGACTTGTTGAAGAACAAGTTTGGTTTTGATGAAGCTTTCAACTACAAAGAAGAGCAAGATCTAAATGCGGCTTTAAAAAG GTACTTTCCAGATGGCATTGACATTTACTTTGAGAATGTCGGAGGAAAGATGCTTGATGCCGTGCTTCTCAACATGAGAGTCCACGGTCGCATTGCTGTTTGCGGATTGATCTCACAATATAACCTTGAGCAGCATGAAGGCATTCACAATCTCTTCTGCCTGATCACTAAGCGAATTaaaatggaaggatttttggTGTTCGATTACTATCATCTCTATCCGAAATTTCTGGATATGGTTCTACCCCAGATAAAAGAAGGGAAGATAGCATATGTGGAAGACATAGCTGAAGGCCTTGAGAATGCCCCAAGCGCCCTGATAGGACTCTTCTCAGGTCGCAACGTCGGGAAGCAGGTTGTGGTGGTTGCCCGTGAATAA
- the LOC113737107 gene encoding disease resistance protein RGA2-like: protein MADVLLNIVIEGVLNKLISLAAEEISKVWGVKEDLDSLAGNLEMIQALLVDAECKHNSSNAVDLWLRRLQDVSSEAEYLLDEFAYEVLRNKLKKRKQDQVRSFFSCSCPLAFRFKFAHKIKNMNLRIEKVYQEAERIGLRSVEIGNMSNNPRSDRSSTAYPFVDDSSIVGRSEEVNEVVNLLTSSEKDGNNLSVIGIVGMAGLGKTTIAQLVYKNEKVLRHFDHKLWIHVSEDFNVERLLNNMVESLTGTNSNLTVVEAIVRKLNEVLKTKRFLLVLDDVWDEVAKKWDGMRKCLRGIGASDESRIIVTTRNETVVSIMQPSFLCPLGTLSDGDSWELFEKIAFGHGCAAVKTPELINIGRKIVAKCGGVPLAVAAIGGLLWYKKDEREWSKIENNKTMAAMEEAGRRVISAIKLSYDHLPSLSLKQCLLYCTIVGKGGVATVESMIQLWMAQGLLNPSKGSDLEMEDVGSNYMSILFRTSLLQVSEEDGFGRAIKFTIHDLVFDFVEEAAKESIFLVPSAELRTGRESLLKPRTLILKDGLAHHLPIVRNHKSLRVLRVDDEDVKELPTMIGKLKLLRYLDISRMYNLQTMKLSNLQQLPKNFGNLANLRHLCIGEDGIINGKPCLLPDIGQLSSLQTLPFFYVSQDKGCQIDQLGRLPNLRGDLKIFDLQNVSNEEEAIKAKISTKINLDSLELHWDTRTRDESTDEDVLKGLEPHPNLKGFTMENFMGRSLPSWMLTTSHPLVFRNLEKIVLRNFNKCQEIPPLGHLPHLNIVNIIGMKSLNCIGTDFFGWKNVDDASSSNPSGLAGDAVVSFPALKELILEYMPDLIEWSGLMCHDSSHSVVKIFPSLEILKVELCPKLVSLPDGVWQNLICIKELCISGCLRLSHLPKDVGGLASLEILTVMYCPNLVSIPDIHSLRSLVRLTLAFCNNLRSLPSGMEVCTSIRRFVFLGCPAIQPEDLHPLSRMIQLQGLMIGGFSHDLDYFPWPSYTINPCRVTITDNENKEFQHPFASLLYLGLWGWQAVTSLPEQIRHLSNLVFLQILHFDGIVALPEFLGSIHSLEELDIADCQNLLYLPSAEAMRRLNKFRKLTIKKCPLLKDRCKKEIGQEWYKIAHIPEIQLLP, encoded by the coding sequence ATGGCTGATGTTTTGCTTAATATTGTTATAGAGGGagttttgaataagttaatttcACTTGCGGCGGAAGAGATCAGTAAAGTGTGGGGTGTCAAGGAAGATCTTGACAGTTTAGCTGGAAATCTGGAGATGATTCAAGCTTTGCTGGTTGATGCTGAATGCAAACATAACAGTAGCAACGCCGTTGATCTTTGGCTTAGAAGGCTCCAGGATGTGTCGTCCGAGGCTGAGTACTTGCTGGACGAGTTTGCATATGAAGTTCTTCGCAACAAGTTGAAGAAGCGCAAGCAAGACCAGGTTCGTAGCTTCTTTTCTTGTTCATGTCCCCTCGCATTTCGTTTCAAATTTGCTCACAAGATTAAGAACATGAACTTGAGGATAGAGAAAGTTTATCAGGAAGCGGAAAGGATTGGGCTTAGGTCTGTTGAGATAGGTAACATGTCTAACAATCCCAGAAGTGATCGATCTAGTACTGCATATCCTTTTGTTGATGATTCCAGTATTGTGGGAAGGAGTGAGGAAGTGAACGAGGTTGTAAACTTGTTAACTTCTTCAGAGAAGGATGGTAATAACTTATCAGTTATTGGTATAGTTGGGATGGCTGGTTTGGGCAAGACAACGATTGCTCAGCTAGTCTACAAAAATGAAAAGGTGCTGAggcattttgatcataaattgTGGATCCACGTGTCAGAAGATTTCAATGTTGAAAGACTCTTAAATAACATGGTAGAGTCTCTTACAGGAACCAACTCTAATCTGACAGTTGTAGAGGCAATTGTAAGAAAGCTTAACGAGGTACTTAAAACTAAAAGATTCTTGCTTGTACTGGATGATGTTTGGGATGAAGTTGCAAAGAAATGGGATGGAATGAGGAAGTGTCTGCGAGGGATAGGTGCATCGGACGAAAGTAGGATAATCGTGACAACTAGAAACGAGACAGTTGTTTCAATCATGCAACCATCTTTTCTTTGTCCATTGGGAACACTTTCTGATGGTGATAGCTGGGAATTGTTTGAGAAAATAGCATTTGGTCACGGTTGCGCAGCAGTAAAGACTCCTGAATTGATAAATATAGGAAGAAAAATTGTTGCTAAGTGCGGTGGTGTGCCATTGGCAGTAGCGGCAATAGGAGGTTTGTTGTGGTACAAAAAGGATGAACGTGAGTggtcaaaaatagaaaataataaaacaatGGCTGCAATGGAAGAAGCTGGAAGAAGAGTCATATCCGCTATAAAGTTAAGCTACGATCATTTGCCTTCATTGTCGTTGAAACAATGTCTTTTATATTGTACTATAGTGGGAAAGGGTGGCGTTGCAACAGTGGAAAGCATGATACAACTTTGGATGGCACAGGGATTGCTTAATCCTTCCAAGGGAAGTGACCTGGAAATGGAGGATGTTGGAAGTAACTACATGAGTATTTTGTTCCGGACTTCTTTGTTGCAAGTTTCCGAGGAGGATGGGTTTGGAAGAGCTATAAAATTCACTATTCACGATCTTGTGTTTGACTTTGTTGAAGAAGCAGCTAAAGAGTCCATTTTCTTGGTTCCCTCGGCTGAACTTAGAACCGGTAGGGAAAGTCTTTTAAAGCCGCGAACTTTGATTTTGAAAGATGGCCTTGCACATCATTTGCCGATTGTTCGTAATCATAAAAGCCTTCGAGTCTTACgtgttgatgatgaagatgttaAGGAATTGCCAACCATGATTGGAAAGTTGAAGCTTTTAAGATATCTTGACATCTCCAGGATGTACAATTTGCAAACAATGAAACTCAGTAATCTGCAACAGCTtcccaaaaattttggaaatttggctaACCTGAGACATTTGTGCATTGGAGAAGATGGAATCATCAATGGCAAGCCGTGTTTGCTTCCTGATATAGGGCAATTGAGTTCTCTTCAGACGTTGCCTTTCTTCTATGTAAGTCAAGATAAGGGATGCCAAATTGATCAGTTGGGGCGTTTGCCCAATCTCAGGGGCGACCTCAAGATCTTTGATCTCCAGAATGTTAGCAACGAAGAGGAAGCAATCAAAGCAAAAATATCCACAAAGATAAACCTTGATagtttggaacttcactgggaTACTAGGACCAGAGACGAATCCACTGATGAGGATGTCTTGAAAGGTCTTGAACCTCACCCAAATTTGAAAGGTTTCACAATGGAAAACTTTATGGGCCGAAGCCTTCCATCGTGGATGCTGACCACAAGCCATCCTTTGGTCTTTCGTAATCTTGAGAAGATCGTGCTGAGGAACTTCAACAAGTGTCAGGAAATTCCACCACTTGGGCATCTCCCTCACCTCAATATTGTCAACataattggaatgaaaagtttaAATTGCATCGGCACTGATTTCTTCGGTTGGAAAAATGTTGATGATGCAAGTAGTAGCAATCCAAGTGGCCTAGCAGGGGATGCTGTGGTTTCATTTCCGGCACTAAAAGAACTAATTCTGGAGTATATGCCTGATTTGATAGAGTGGTCAGGTTTGATGTGCCACGATTCATCACATTCAGTAGTCAAGATATTCCCTTCTTTGGAGATTTTAAAAGTCGAGCTCTGTCCCAAATTGGTAAGCCTACCAGATGGTGTTTGGCAGAACCTTATATGCATTAAAGAACTATGTATTTCGGGATGCCTTCGTTTAAGTCATCTACCAAAGGACGTGGGAGGATTGGCATCTCTTGAGATTCTAACAGTAATGTATTGCCCCAATCTTGTTTCCATTCCAGATATTCATTCCCTACGATCTCTAGTTCGGCTGACTCTTGCGTTCTGCAACAACTTGCGCTCACTACCAAGTGGAATGGAAGTCTGTACATCAATCAGAAGATTTGTATTTTTGGGGTGCCCTGCTATTCAACCAGAGGATTTGCATCCTCTGTCGAGGATGATTCAACTACAAGGATTGATGATAGGTGGTTTCTCTCATGATCTTGATTATTTCCCCTGGCCCAGCTACACCATTAATCCTTGTAGAGTTACTATTACCGATAATGAGAACAAAGAATTCCAACATCCTTTTGCCTCGTTGCTGTATCTTGGATTATGGGGTTGGCAAGCAGTCACATCTCTGCCGGAGCAGATTCGGCATCTCTCCAACTTGGTCTTTTTACAGATACTACATTTTGACGGGATTGTGGCTCTGCCAGAGTTCTTGGGTAGCATCCATTCACTCGAAGAACTGGACATTGCAGACTGCCAAAATCTGTTGTATTTGCCTTCTGCTGAGGCAATGCGTCGCCTCAACAAATTCAGGAAATTGACAATTAAAAAATGTCCACTTCTCAAGGACAGATGCAAGAAAGAGATCGGCCAAGAATGGTACAAGATTGCTCATATTCCAGAAATTCAGCTGCTGCCATGA
- the LOC113737754 gene encoding chaperone protein dnaJ 20, chloroplastic-like: protein MEASLQISRISTLSGKMVQFNQKGSCKEKFLQHRTMIRCQADRTMQNGRAANFYEVLSLDCSKSVGLDEIKKAYRCKALKFHPDACPPTEKEESTRRFLELRMAYETLSDPISRELYDLELSLAEADGRTRHGMSCSMGNKVWERQIAELNERSRKKMEKRKKMGMYN, encoded by the coding sequence ATGGAAGCATCCTTGCAAATTAGTAGGATTAGTACTCTGTCTGGAAAAATGGTTCAATTTAATCAGAAAGGAAGCTGTAAGGAGAAGTTTCTTCAGCACAGAACTATGATCAGATGTCAGGCTGATAGAACCATGCAAAATGGAAGAGCAGCCAACTTTTATGAGGTACTTTCTCTTGATTGCTCCAAATCTGTAGGTCTTGACGAAATCAAGAAAGCCTATAGATGCAAAGCTCTCAAGTTCCATCCTGATGCTTGTCCTCCAACTGAAAAAGAGGAGTCCACGAGGCGATTTCTTGAGCTGAGAATGGCATACGAGACATTATCCGATCCAATTTCGCGAGAATTGTACGATCTTGAGCTTAGTTTGGCTGAAGCGGATGGAAGAACAAGACATGGGATGAGTTGTTCCATGGGAAATAAGGTGTGGGAGAGGCAAATCGCTGAACTGAATGAGCGATCAAGGAAAAAGAtggagaagagaaagaaaatgggAATGTATAATTAA